One Acanthopagrus latus isolate v.2019 chromosome 12, fAcaLat1.1, whole genome shotgun sequence genomic region harbors:
- the LOC119029849 gene encoding uncharacterized protein LOC119029849, with amino-acid sequence MSLLPDALSRQFSSEEPNSALDTIFAPEQVVSMLTWGIKETVREAQQQQPDPSNGPANSLVPNDVHSQVLQRVHTFCFACHPRVIRTTSLLKWHFWLSAMENNMKQFVAACSVCARGKASHRPPAGLLHPLPVHGRPWTHIALDFINSQPVSEVRPQVSTPRPTARQRGPTRTWRPPYLCGSCKPQKLEHSFGLGPQCCSQDHLNPDQVKTQTKSRPRPERVQQDSRMWNQRIICSEH; translated from the exons ATGTCCCTCCTCCCTGACGCCCTGTCCCGCCAATTCTCCTCCGAGGAACCAAACTCTGCCTTGGACACAATCTTTGCCCCAGAACAGGTCGTCAGCATGCTTACCTGGGGGATCAAGGAGACAGTTAGAGAggcacagcaacaacaacctgaTCCCAGTAATGGCCCTGCTAACTCTCTTGTCCCCAACGACGTACACTCCCAGGTACTGCAGCGGGTTCACACCTTTTGTTTCGCTTGCCATCCTCGAGTCATCCGCACCACCTCTCTCCTCAAGTGGCATTTCTGGTTGTCCGCCATGGAGAACAACATGAAGCAATTTGTGGCAGCGTGTTCTGTTTGTGCAAGAGGCAAGGCATCCCACCGTCCACCAGCTGGCTTACTCCACCCATTACCAGTCCATGGCAGACCCTGGACTCACATAGCCTTGGATTTCATCAACAGCCAGCCTGTCTCTGAAG TACGTCCTCAGGTTTCCACCCCCAGACCAACGGCTAGACAGAGAGGACCAACCAGGACCTGGAGACCACCCTACCTGTGTGGCAGCTGCAAACCCCAAAAGCTGGAGCACTCATTTGGCCTGGG tcctcagtgtTGTAGTCAAGACCACCTGAACCCAGACCAAGTCAAGACCCAGACCAAGTCAAGACCCAGACCAGAGCGAGTCCAACAGGACAGCAGAATGTGGAACCAGCGAATAATATGCTCCGAACATTGA
- the LOC119030043 gene encoding proteinase-activated receptor 2-like has protein sequence MTPSRTHLVLLLCCALSCGAQQDDVPDTDLRGFGGTETHEGMWVSTEGSRVLTSRLTTVFIPIVYIIVFVVGLPANAMAIWVFLFRTKKKHPSSIYMANLALADLLFIIWVPLKIAYHFNGNNWTYGQELCKVLVAFFYGNMYCSIAFIACISVQRYWAVVNPLGQQQRNNCTAVGVSVAVWLVVWLITIPLYLYDQEVYSRNLEIKTCHDVTRPSQRETAAGYFLTMGILGFVVPAIVCIISYIQMLRALRNSMADPTIAKKRRKAVVLIVTVLIMFLVCFTPSNIMLLVHYSHLLRQAENSLYGFYITTLCLASLNSCIDPFIYYFISEDFREHVKNTFLCRSERTVERMRVSFSALKFSKKSNTYTSESGNTGSTEC, from the exons ATGACCCCGAGCCGGACTCACCTGGTCCTCCTCCTGTGCTGCGCGCTCAGCTGCGGGGCGCAGCAGGACG ACGTGCCTGACACAGACTTGAGAGGCTTCGGAGGGACGGAGACCCACGAGGGGATGTGGGTCAGCACCGAGGGCAGCAGAGTCCTGACGAGTCGTCTCACCACCGTCTTCATCCCGATCGTCTACATCATCGTGTTCGTGGTGGGACTTCCCGCCAACGCCATGGCCATCTGGGTGTTCCTGTTCAGGACCAAGAAGAAGCACCCGTCGTCCATCTACATGGCCAACCTGGCGCTGGCCGACCTGCTCTTCATCATCTGGGTGCCCTTAAAAATAGCGTACCACTTCAACGGCAACAACTGGACCTACGGCCAGGAGCTGTGCAAGGTGCTGGTGGCGTTCTTCTATGGGAACATGTACTGCTCCATCGCCTTCATCGCCTGCATCAGCGTGCAGCGTTACTGGGCCGTGGTGAACCCGCTcggccagcagcagaggaacaacTGTACGGCAGTCGGCGTCTCCGTGGCGGTCTGGTTGGTGGTCTGGCTCATCACGATCCCGCTCTACCTCTACGATCAGGAGGTCTACTCGAGAAACCTCGAAATCAAAACCTGCCACGACGTCACCCGGCCCAGTCAGAGGGAAACAGCGGCGGGTTACTTCCTTACGATGGGGATTCTGGGATTTGTTGTTCCCGCCATCGTGTGCATCATATCCTACATCCAGATGCTCAGGGCTCTCAGGAACAGCATGGCGGACCCGACCATCGCCAAGAAGCGGCGGAAGGCCGTGGTGCTGATCGTCACCGTGCTGATTATGTTCCTCGTGTGCTTCACCCCCAGTAACATCATGCTGCTGGTGCACTACAGCCACCTGCTGCGCCAGGCGGAAAACAGCCTGTATGGATTCTACATCACCACGCTCTGCCTGGCGAGTCTCAACAGCTGCATCGATCCCTTCATCTACTACTTCATCTCGGAGGACTTCAGGGAGCACGTGAAGAACACGTTCCTCTGCAGGAGCGAGAGGACGGTGGAGAGGATGAGGGTTTCCTTCAGCGCGCTCAAGTTCTCCAAGAAGAGCAACACGTACACCTCAGAGTCCGGGAACACCGGCAGCACCGAGTGCTAG
- the LOC119030440 gene encoding proteinase-activated receptor 1-like, translating to MFPSVCPKALLVVLMCVCAAAAARNSTRGHFGRTFSVRYQTVTDEPFSLDDIYGEKEDLIKPNRSTVGRQANRTISRVQIISEDVLLFLTGPVSTVLIPSFYSLVLISVPINICAVLAFARRIRPKKPAAIYMLNLACADLIFGILLPFKISYHFRGNDWVFGPFMCRVVTAAFYWNMYCSVLLIACISVDRLLAVVYPIDSLAWRRPRNSIIACVTMWILSFAGSVPLVLSDQTHHITALNITTCHDVQVIDDLIWKYRIYFVTLCCALFFLPLLVTVVSYARVIWCLSRVPVGVPGRSRRRTRAVVMAVTVLVMFVLCFAPTNCLLLAHYLQFHEGMEENQQQDPNGSYSAYLVFLCLGSLNCLLDPLVYYFGSSQCQRQLSSFLRCEKIRAGKSISHSATDSCRSSSRAILKSSRTESSRINTSDSLEKSLNSQYKKLLV from the exons ATGTTTCCTTCAGTTTGTCCTAAAGCTCTGCTGGTggtcctgatgtgtgtgtgtgctgctgctgctgccagaaacA gcACTCGAGGACACTTTGGGAGGACTTTTTCTGTTCGTTACCAAACAGTCACAGATGAACCTTTCAGCCTGGATGATATTTACGGAGAGAAGGAGGATTTGATCAAACCGAATCGTTCTACAGTTGGTCGACAGGCTAACAGAACCATATCAAGAGTGCAGATCATCTCagaggatgtgctgctgttCCTGACGGGCCCCGTGTCCACCGTCCTCATCCCGTCCTTCTACTCGCTGGTCCTCATCAGCGTGCCGATCAACATCTGCGCCGTGCTGGCCTTCGCCCGGAGGATCCGGCCCAAGAAGCCGGCAGCGATCTACATGCTGAACCTGGCCTGTGCTGACCTGATCTTTGGCATCCTGCTCCCCTTCAAGATCTCCTACCACTTCAGAGGCAACGACTGGGTATTCGGACCCTTCATGTGCCGTGTGGTCACCGCAGCCTTCTACTGGAACATGTACTGCTCAGTCCTGCTCATAGCCTGCATCAGTGTGGACCGGCTCCTCGCTGTGGTCTACCCCATCGACTCCCTGGCCTGGAGGAGGCCACGCAACTCCATCATCGCCTGTGTGACCATGTGGATTCTGTCCTTCGCTGGTTCGGTGCCCCTCGTCCTCTCCGATCAGACTCATCACATCACTGCACTGAACATCACCACCTGTCATGACGTCCAGGTCATAGACGATCTGATCTGGAAGTACAGGATCTACTTCGTCACCCTCTGCTGCGCCCTCTTCTTCCTGCCGCTGCTCGTCACGGTGGTGTCCTACGCTCGGGTGATCTGGTGCCTGAGCAGGGTCCCCGTTGGGGTCCCAGGACGCTCCCGCAGGAGAACAAGAGCGGTGGTGATGGCCGTAACGGTCCTGGtgatgtttgtgctgtgtttcGCACCCACAAACTGTCTGCTGCTCGCCCACTACCTGCAGTTCCACGAGGGAATGGAGGAGAACCAGCAGCAGGATCCCAACGGTTCCTACTCAGCCTACCTGGTGTTCCTGTGTCTGGGAAGTCTGAACTGCCTCCTGGATCCTCTGGTCTACTACTTTGGATCGTCCCAGTGCCAGAGACAACTGTCCAGTTTCCTGAGGTGTGAGAAGATCAGGGCGGGCAAGAGCATCAGTCACTCAGCGACGGATTCGTGCAGGTCCAGCAGCCGAGCGATCCTGAAGTCCAGCCGCACAGAAAGCTCCAGAATAAACACGTCGGACTCTTTGGAGAAGAGCCTCAACAGCCAGTACAAGAAACTGCTGGTGTGA
- the LOC119030072 gene encoding proteinase-activated receptor 1-like, with product MFPSVCPKALLLVLMCVCAAAAARNGSPTKHKMTLVISYKRVTDKSFNQSDVYGEDDDLIKPNRSAVGWQPDATISRTQVISEDVLLFLTGPVSTVLIPSFYSLVLISVPINICAVLAFARRIRPKKPAAIYMLNLACADLIFGILLPFKISYHFRGNDWVFGPFMCRVVTAAFYWNMYCSVLLIACISVDRLLAVVYPIDSLAWRRPRNSIIACVTMWILSFAGSVPLVLSDQTHHITALNITTCHDVQVIDDLIWKYRIYFVTLCCALFFLPLLVTVVSYARVIWCLTRVPVGVPGRSRRRTRAVVMAVTVLVMFVLCFAPTNCLLLAHYLQFHEGMEENQQQDPNSSYSAYLVFLCLGSLNCLLDPLVYYFGSSQCQKQLSNFLRCEKIRAGKNISHSATDSDPTAKRS from the exons ATGTTTCCTTCAGTTTGTCCTAAAGCTCTGCTGTTggtcctgatgtgtgtgtgtgctgctgctgctgccagaaacG GTAGTCCAACGAAACACAAGATGACCTTAGTCATTAGTTACAAAAGAGTCACAGATAAATCATTCAACCAGAGTGATGTTTACGGAGAGGACGATGATTTGATCAAACCGAATCGTTCTGCAGTCGGTTGGCAGCCTGACGCAACCATATCCCGTACCCAGGTCATCTCagaggatgtgctgctgttCCTGACGGGCCCCGTGTCCACCGTCCTCATCCCGTCCTTCTACTCGCTGGTCCTCATCAGCGTGCCGATCAACATCTGCGCCGTGCTGGCCTTCGCCCGGAGGATCCGGCCCAAGAAGCCGGCAGCGATCTACATGCTGAACCTGGCCTGTGCTGACCTGATCTTTGGCATCCTGCTCCCCTTCAAGATCTCCTACCACTTCAGAGGCAACGACTGGGTATTCGGACCCTTCATGTGCCGTGTGGTCACCGCAGCCTTCTACTGGAACATGTACTGCTCGGTCCTGCTCATAGCCTGCATCAGTGTGGACCGGCTCCTCGCTGTGGTCTACCCCATCGACTCCCTGGCCTGGAGGAGGCCACGCAACTCCATCATCGCCTGTGTGACCATGTGGATTCTGTCCTTCGCTGGTTCGGTGCCCCTCGTCCTCTCCGATCAGACTCATCACATCACTGCACTGAACATCACCACCTGTCATGACGTCCAGGTCATAGACGATCTGATCTGGAAGTACAGGATCTACTTCGTCACCCTCTGCTGCGCCCTCTTCTTCCTGCCGCTGCTCGTCACGGTGGTGTCCTACGCTCGGGTGATCTGGTGCCTGACCAGGGTCCCCGTCGGGGTCCCAGGACGCTCCCGCAGGAGAACAAGAGCGGTGGTGATGGCCGTAACGGTCCTGGtgatgtttgtgctgtgtttcGCACCCACAAACTGTCTGCTGCTCGCCCACTACCTGCAGTTCCACGAGGGAATGGAGGAGAACCAGCAGCAGGATCCCAACAGCTCCTACTCAGCCTACCTGGTGTTCCTGTGTCTGGGAAGTCTGAACTGCCTCCTGGATCCTCTGGTCTACTACTTTGGATCATCCCAGTGTCAGAAACAACTGTCCAACTTCCTGAGGTGTGAGAAGATCAGGGCGGGCAAGAACATCAGTCACTCAGCGACGGATTCTGATCCAACAGCCAAGCGATCCTGA
- the LOC119029847 gene encoding proteinase-activated receptor 1-like: protein MFPSVCPKALLLVLMCVCAAAAARNDSDMVRGSRTFVIRYKTVTDEPTSQDDVYGEDDDLIKPNRSAVGWQPDATISRTQVISEDVLLFLTGPVSTVLIPSFYSLVLISVPINICAVLAFARRIRPKKPAAIYMLNLACADLIFGILLPFKISYHFRGNDWVFGPFMCRVVTAAFYWNMYCSVLLIACISVDRLLAVVYPIDSLAWRRPRNSIIACVTMWILSFAGSVPLVLSDQTHHITALNITTCHDVQVIDDLIWKYRIYFVTLCCALFFLPLLVTVVSYARVIWCLSRVPVGVPGGSRRRTRAVVMSVMVLVMFVLCFAPTNCLLLAHYLQFNEGMKENQQQDPNGSYSAYLVFLCLGSLNCLLDPLVYYFGSSQCQKQLSSFLRCEKIRAGKNISHSATDSCMSSNRAILKSRCTESSRINTLDPLTVVVEDK, encoded by the exons ATGTTTCCTTCAGTTTGTCCTAAAGCTCTGCTGTTggtcctgatgtgtgtgtgtgctgctgctgctgcaagaaaCG acaGTGACATGGTACGAGGTTCGAGGACCTTTGTCATTCGTTACAAAACAGTCACAGATGAACCAACCAGCCAGGATGATGTTTACGGAGAGGACGATGATTTGATCAAACCGAATCGTTCTGCAGTCGGTTGGCAGCCTGACGCAACCATATCCCGTACCCAGGTCATCTCagaggatgtgctgctgttCCTGACGGGCCCCGTGTCCACCGTCCTCATCCCGTCCTTCTACTCGCTGGTCCTCATCAGCGTGCCGATCAACATCTGCGCCGTGCTGGCCTTCGCCCGGAGGATCCGGCCCAAGAAGCCGGCAGCGATCTACATGCTGAACCTGGCCTGTGCTGACCTGATCTTTGGCATCCTGCTCCCCTTCAAGATCTCCTACCACTTCAGAGGCAACGACTGGGTATTCGGACCCTTCATGTGCCGTGTGGTCACCGCAGCCTTCTACTGGAACATGTACTGCTCGGTCCTGCTCATAGCCTGCATCAGTGTGGACCGGCTCCTCGCTGTGGTCTACCCCATCGACTCCCTGGCCTGGAGGAGGCCACGCAACTCCATCATCGCCTGTGTGACCATGTGGATTCTGTCCTTCGCTGGTTCGGTGCCCCTCGTCCTCTCCGATCAGACTCATCACATCACTGCACTGAACATCACCACCTGTCATGACGTCCAGGTCATAGACGATCTGATCTGGAAGTACAGGATCTACTTTGTCACCCTCTGCTGCGCCCTCTTCTTCCTGCCGCTGCTCGTCACGGTGGTGTCCTACGCTCGGGTGATCTGGTGCCTGAGCAGGGTCCCCGTCGGTGTCCCAGGAGGCTCCCGCAGGAGAACAAGAGCGGTGGTGATGTCTGTAATGGTCCTGGtgatgtttgtgctgtgtttcGCACCCACAAACTGTCTGCTGCTCGCCCACTACCTGCAGTTCAACGAGGGAATGAAGGAGAACCAGCAGCAGGATCCCAACGGTTCCTACTCAGCCTACCTGGTGTTCCTGTGTCTGGGAAGTCTGAACTGCCTCCTGGATCCTCTGGTCTACTACTTTGGATCGTCCCAGTGTCAGAAACAACTGTCCAGCTTCCTGAGGTGTGAGAAGATCAGGGCGGGCAAGAACATCAGTCACTCAGCGACGGATTCATGCATGTCCAGCAACAGAGCGATCCTGAAGTCCAGATGCACAGAAAGCTCCAGAATAAACACGTTGGATCCTCTTACTGTGGTTGTGGAGGATAAGTAG